Proteins encoded together in one Bombiscardovia nodaiensis window:
- a CDS encoding hypothetical protein (frameshifted, insertion/deletion at around 879708,879711) produces MLDEVTASLDPQASARIMALLQRLHQRGVTIVMNTHADREALSLADQTLLLERGKVLAYGPASSVVETYHQLLASESDPAGQLADQVPRPQTSKAAAHPAPQQTTDSQSTTSQVSVQTQNQPQNQNQTPAQNPAQDPAQTPAQASARQPAKSPAQDTTQPPSKHTSLLARLDPRAKMVTFLLAMFTAFTISTPRQLLLALVVTAGLFVAARAPLRSMFKSVKGFLVLMFLLAVLNLFVTRSGSTLASWGPLVLTTGGIWVAVLYSCRFMLIIFLGALLVETTTPTQMTDAFESLLRPLGKLGVHTNEIALVLSLALRFIPTLGQEVKAIVEAQAARGGSIESGSLSQRLHAALAVTVPVFAGALRHADNLSQALDARCYEGSGQRRTHYRLLQFKGLDFAFVSLMVIYLLALVLINFI; encoded by the coding sequence GTGTTAGACGAGGTCACGGCCAGCCTGGACCCCCAGGCCAGCGCCCGCATTATGGCCCTCCTCCAGCGGCTCCACCAACGCGGAGTCACCATCGTGATGAACACGCACGCCGACCGCGAGGCACTGAGCCTGGCTGATCAGACCCTCCTTCTCGAGCGAGGCAAGGTCCTGGCCTATGGACCAGCTTCCAGCGTGGTAGAAACATATCACCAGCTGCTGGCGAGCGAATCAGACCCAGCCGGGCAGTTGGCAGACCAAGTCCCCAGACCCCAGACGAGCAAGGCAGCCGCCCACCCGGCACCCCAGCAAACCACGGATTCACAGTCCACCACTAGCCAGGTGTCAGTTCAGACACAGAACCAGCCACAGAACCAGAACCAGACTCCAGCTCAGAACCCAGCTCAGGACCCAGCCCAGACTCCAGCCCAGGCCTCAGCTCGACAGCCAGCCAAAAGCCCAGCCCAGGACACCACTCAGCCCCCGAGCAAGCACACCTCCCTGCTCGCGCGCTTGGACCCCCGGGCCAAGATGGTAACCTTCCTCCTGGCTATGTTCACAGCTTTTACTATCTCCACCCCCCGCCAGCTCCTCCTGGCCCTGGTCGTCACTGCTGGCCTGTTTGTGGCGGCCCGCGCTCCCCTGCGCTCCATGTTCAAGTCAGTCAAGGGCTTCCTGGTGCTCATGTTCCTCCTCGCCGTCCTCAACCTCTTCGTCACCCGCTCCGGCTCCACCCTGGCCAGCTGGGGTCCGCTCGTGCTCACCACCGGCGGCATCTGGGTTGCCGTCCTCTACTCCTGCCGCTTTATGCTGATTATTTTCCTGGGGGCACTCCTGGTGGAGACGACCACGCCCACGCAGATGACCGATGCCTTCGAATCCCTCCTACGGCCCTTGGGCAAGCTGGGTGTCCACACCAACGAAATTGCCCTGGTGCTCTCGCTGGCCCTGCGCTTCATCCCCACCCTGGGTCAGGAAGTCAAGGCGATTGTAGAAGCCCAGGCCGCCCGCGGAGGCTCAATTGAGTCGGGCAGCCTCTCCCAGCGCCTGCACGCCGCTCTCGCCGTCACCGTCCCGGTCTTTGCGGGGGCCCTGCGTCACGCCGACAACCTGAGCCAGGCCCTGGATGCCCGCTGCTACGAGGGCAGTGGACAGCGCCGCACCCACTACCGTCTCCTGCAATTCAAGGGCCTAGACTTCGCTTTCGTCTCCCTGATGGTCATCTACCTGCTGGCGCTGGTTCTCATCAACTTCATCTAA
- a CDS encoding hypothetical protein (frameshifted, insertion/deletion at around 879708,879711), with the protein MSQSQHFQPSPSSAAGQANTASPADKAGKPAPSARLADISFSYDGGQTWALDQLCLTVYPGEHLCILGANGSGKSTLGRILSGAVAPDRGQVELLGQVVCSSKDSGQGQRVDVHAYRQARQHIGMVFQNPEDQIVTTVVQDDVAFGPENLGAPRQAMLASVPAALEQVGLLSHSDSDPTRMSGGQQQRLTLAGSLAMGPEMLVLDEPGAMLDAAGRQDIQAILRRSTSQGTAVVHITHLLEQAQQADRVIVLDHGRIVASGSPEQVLARQDLPAISQAHRQASDWAQHSKPAADLLDESAASLAADSAQSGDHAAPILKLADLSYRFPDASRETLSQVSLEVRAGQTLAIIGRNGSGKSTLAKLICALAQPTSGSLQVAGIPLAGPDQPKAKRERRRLLKLLRQRVGYVMQYPEHQLFAETVAQDIAYGPNNLGYTPSQVQQRVDDAMDLLGIIDLADRSPFDLSGGQQRLVAIAGVVACTPSS; encoded by the coding sequence ATGAGTCAGTCGCAACATTTCCAGCCTTCGCCTTCTTCGGCAGCAGGCCAGGCCAATACAGCGAGCCCGGCAGATAAAGCAGGCAAGCCAGCGCCCAGCGCCCGGCTGGCCGACATCTCCTTCTCCTACGACGGCGGGCAGACTTGGGCACTCGACCAGCTCTGCCTGACCGTCTACCCCGGCGAGCACCTGTGCATCCTGGGCGCCAACGGCTCCGGCAAGTCCACGCTCGGCAGGATTCTCTCGGGCGCGGTGGCACCTGACCGGGGGCAGGTGGAGCTCCTAGGGCAGGTAGTCTGTTCGAGTAAGGACTCGGGACAGGGCCAGCGGGTGGACGTGCACGCCTATCGGCAGGCCCGGCAGCATATTGGCATGGTCTTTCAAAACCCCGAGGACCAGATTGTCACCACTGTTGTTCAGGACGACGTGGCTTTCGGTCCAGAAAATTTGGGGGCACCCCGGCAGGCCATGCTCGCCAGTGTGCCCGCAGCCCTTGAGCAAGTGGGCTTGCTTTCTCACTCGGACAGCGACCCCACACGCATGTCGGGCGGTCAGCAGCAGCGCCTGACCCTAGCTGGCAGCCTGGCCATGGGGCCCGAAATGTTGGTCTTAGACGAGCCTGGAGCCATGCTCGACGCGGCCGGGCGCCAGGACATCCAGGCCATCCTCCGCCGCTCGACCTCCCAGGGCACGGCCGTGGTCCACATCACCCACCTGCTAGAGCAGGCCCAGCAGGCCGACAGAGTCATCGTACTCGACCACGGGCGGATAGTTGCATCCGGCAGCCCTGAGCAAGTGCTGGCAAGACAGGATTTACCGGCTATCAGCCAGGCCCACCGCCAGGCCAGTGACTGGGCACAGCACAGCAAGCCAGCAGCAGACCTTCTAGACGAGAGCGCTGCTTCTTTGGCCGCAGACAGCGCCCAAAGCGGCGACCATGCCGCCCCCATCCTCAAGCTCGCCGACCTCTCCTACCGCTTCCCCGATGCCAGCCGGGAGACGCTCAGCCAGGTGAGCCTGGAAGTGAGAGCCGGGCAGACCCTGGCAATTATCGGCCGCAATGGGTCCGGCAAATCCACACTGGCCAAGCTCATCTGCGCCCTGGCCCAGCCCACCAGCGGTTCCCTCCAAGTGGCAGGCATCCCCCTCGCTGGCCCGGACCAGCCCAAGGCCAAGCGCGAACGGCGGCGGCTCTTGAAGCTCCTGCGCCAGCGGGTGGGCTATGTGATGCAGTACCCCGAGCACCAGCTCTTCGCCGAGACGGTCGCCCAAGACATAGCCTACGGTCCCAACAACCTGGGTTACACTCCCTCGCAAGTGCAGCAGAGGGTGGACGATGCCATGGACTTGCTCGGTATTATCGACCTGGCCGACCGCTCCCCCTTCGACCTGTCAGGCGGCCAGCAGCGCCTGGTGGCTATCGCCGGAGTGGTGGCCTGCACCCCCAGCTCTTAG
- a CDS encoding membrane protein: protein MSMSSHTPNASAKGSRFADVHSTGAGGSGRWSTKRIAVYALFVALTMVLSFLSFPIFPLAPWLKYDPSGIVVLVCGFAFGPSAAAIISILGFLPHLFTNPFGALISMIVALALSVPAALVYRKMHSRKGALVGIIVGALLAVIAAIVCNVIITPFYAHMSMAKVVAMIVPILLPFNLMKFVIHGVVTFLIYKPISTLINK from the coding sequence ATGAGCATGTCTTCGCATACCCCCAACGCTTCGGCCAAAGGCTCCCGCTTTGCCGACGTCCACTCGACTGGCGCAGGCGGCTCGGGGCGCTGGTCTACCAAACGCATCGCCGTCTACGCGCTCTTCGTGGCCTTGACCATGGTCTTGAGCTTCCTCTCCTTCCCCATTTTCCCACTGGCACCCTGGCTCAAGTACGACCCCTCGGGCATTGTGGTCCTGGTCTGCGGCTTTGCTTTCGGCCCGTCCGCGGCCGCAATTATCTCCATCCTCGGCTTCCTCCCCCACCTCTTTACGAACCCCTTCGGCGCGCTGATTTCGATGATTGTGGCCCTGGCCCTGAGCGTGCCTGCAGCCCTGGTCTACCGCAAGATGCACTCGCGCAAGGGCGCGCTGGTCGGCATCATCGTGGGCGCGCTCCTGGCCGTCATTGCTGCCATCGTGTGCAATGTGATTATCACCCCTTTCTACGCGCACATGTCCATGGCTAAGGTCGTAGCCATGATTGTGCCCATTCTTTTGCCCTTCAACCTGATGAAGTTCGTCATCCACGGAGTCGTCACCTTCCTGATTTACAAGCCGATTTCGACTTTAATTAACAAGTAA
- a CDS encoding RNA polymerase subunit sigma-24: MPLSCEYSYVSKRESSPEQRWIRSILLWGSERAAEQLVGAHYDGLLAYISSQVADRQEAQNLTQETFIGALRSLASYDPAKAGFRTWLYRIATYKIIDYWRRTPPQMLSLSAPEPGESSDSQGDWLNLADPKQGDMLQGEVNRDLLERILLQVSAAAPQAQEAFRLHLYGYSFAQIASMTGESENTVKARYYRLLGELRKDFSDGI; encoded by the coding sequence ATGCCGCTCTCCTGCGAATATAGCTATGTGAGTAAACGAGAGAGTAGCCCGGAGCAGCGGTGGATCAGGTCGATCCTCCTGTGGGGTTCTGAGCGCGCAGCTGAGCAGCTGGTGGGTGCCCACTACGACGGGCTACTCGCCTACATCAGCTCTCAGGTGGCAGACCGGCAGGAGGCGCAGAACTTGACTCAAGAGACTTTCATTGGCGCCCTGCGTTCGCTAGCTTCCTACGACCCAGCCAAGGCGGGCTTCCGCACTTGGCTCTACCGGATTGCCACCTACAAAATTATCGACTACTGGCGGCGGACTCCGCCACAGATGCTCTCCCTGAGCGCTCCGGAGCCAGGCGAGTCATCTGATAGCCAGGGGGATTGGCTCAATCTGGCCGACCCCAAGCAGGGCGACATGCTCCAGGGCGAGGTCAACCGCGACCTGCTGGAGCGAATCTTGCTGCAGGTGTCGGCTGCGGCTCCCCAGGCCCAGGAAGCCTTCCGCCTGCACCTCTACGGCTACAGTTTCGCGCAAATTGCCTCCATGACTGGCGAGAGCGAAAACACGGTGAAAGCCCGCTACTACCGACTGCTGGGCGAATTGAGAAAGGACTTCAGCGATGGCATCTGA
- a CDS encoding ABC transporter ATP-binding protein yields MLQLEHVYKSFGSKTVTNDMNLSFGQGVYGLLAPNGAGKSTLMKMMTTLLKPDRGSITWDGEDIIALDEDYRAILGYLPQDFGYYPSYTPRQFLGYIAALQGLPKKASQERVMSLLKTVGLEDAANKKMKALSGGMVQRVGIAQSLLNDPQLLILDEPTAGLDPKERVRFRNIIHALAADRTVILSTHIVSDLETIASQVIMIKDGSLYKQADPAGLCADYQGHIFEVPMDLPLGPGQRLLDEVQEGAQTLQRIYSEEPLPGFEPVQANLEDAFLMVYGG; encoded by the coding sequence ATGCTGCAACTTGAACACGTCTACAAGAGCTTCGGCTCCAAGACAGTAACCAACGATATGAATCTATCCTTCGGCCAGGGGGTCTACGGGCTCCTGGCTCCCAACGGGGCAGGCAAGTCCACGCTCATGAAAATGATGACCACGCTGCTCAAGCCCGACCGCGGTTCCATCACCTGGGACGGGGAGGACATCATCGCCCTGGACGAGGACTACCGGGCCATTTTGGGCTACTTGCCCCAAGATTTTGGCTACTATCCCTCCTACACGCCCCGGCAGTTCCTGGGCTATATCGCGGCCCTGCAAGGCCTGCCGAAAAAAGCCAGCCAGGAGCGGGTGATGAGCCTGCTGAAAACTGTGGGCTTGGAAGACGCGGCCAACAAGAAGATGAAGGCTCTCTCCGGCGGCATGGTGCAGCGGGTGGGGATTGCTCAGAGCCTCCTGAACGACCCCCAGCTCTTGATTTTGGACGAGCCGACCGCCGGGCTGGACCCCAAGGAGCGGGTGCGTTTCCGCAATATTATCCACGCCCTGGCCGCCGACCGCACGGTGATTTTGTCCACCCACATCGTCTCCGACCTGGAGACCATCGCCTCCCAGGTCATCATGATTAAGGACGGGAGCCTCTACAAGCAGGCTGATCCGGCAGGCCTGTGCGCTGACTACCAGGGGCATATCTTCGAGGTGCCCATGGACTTGCCGTTGGGCCCGGGCCAGCGTCTGCTCGACGAAGTGCAGGAGGGCGCCCAAACCCTCCAGCGCATCTATTCTGAGGAGCCCCTGCCCGGCTTCGAGCCCGTCCAGGCCAACCTGGAAGACGCCTTCCTCATGGTCTACGGAGGCTAA
- a CDS encoding ABC transporter ATP-binding protein, producing the protein MDTAVEHAVPLMLSGVSYHYEADGPGIDDVSLSCSEGSWTAVMGPSGAGKSTLLYCASGLLPVSSGSVCVGGQELTAMNEQKLTRLRRDHIGFIFQDYNLVEAFSCLQNVMLSDLFGGRRIELSQALAALAQVGLEESANLFPGHLSGGQRQRVAIARALAAQPDMIFADEPTGALDSKSSRMVLTSLRAVVNEGRAVLMVTHDPSVAAEADRVIFVEDGRVRSVLPGGDPHMIAQELTALAHSPEEDRL; encoded by the coding sequence ATGGATACTGCAGTTGAACATGCCGTGCCCTTAATGCTCAGCGGAGTTTCCTACCACTATGAGGCTGACGGACCCGGTATTGACGACGTGAGTCTGAGCTGCTCGGAGGGCTCCTGGACCGCAGTCATGGGTCCTTCGGGTGCGGGTAAATCTACCCTGCTCTACTGCGCTTCTGGTCTGCTGCCAGTCTCAAGTGGCTCAGTATGCGTGGGTGGGCAAGAGCTGACGGCGATGAATGAGCAGAAACTCACCCGCCTGCGCAGGGACCATATTGGGTTTATTTTTCAAGATTACAACCTGGTTGAGGCCTTCTCCTGCCTACAAAATGTGATGCTTTCAGACTTGTTTGGGGGCAGACGAATCGAACTGAGTCAGGCCTTGGCGGCGCTGGCTCAGGTGGGATTGGAAGAGAGCGCCAACCTCTTTCCTGGGCACTTGTCTGGCGGCCAGCGGCAGCGGGTGGCTATCGCGCGGGCGCTGGCCGCTCAGCCAGACATGATTTTCGCTGATGAACCGACGGGTGCCTTGGACTCCAAAAGTAGCCGTATGGTGTTGACATCTTTGCGCGCGGTAGTCAACGAAGGGCGCGCGGTCCTTATGGTCACTCACGATCCCAGTGTGGCGGCGGAAGCTGACCGGGTTATCTTCGTGGAAGATGGGCGGGTGCGCTCTGTATTGCCCGGAGGAGACCCGCACATGATAGCGCAAGAACTCACGGCTCTGGCTCACAGTCCGGAAGAAGATCGGTTATGA